The genomic segment TGCACGGCCGCTAATGTGCCGGGACTTGGCGCATGAAGAAGCTGGTCATCTGGCTCGTTGTCCTCGCAGCCCTTGGCGGCGGCGGCTGGTGGGCTTACCAAAAGTATCCGGACACGTTCGCCTTCCTCAAGCCCGCGCAGCCGCAGGCGAAGAAATCCGGCCGGCCCACGACGGCGACCGCCACGTCCCGCGACATCAGTTTCGCCGTCTTCGCCGCCGGTGACATCGGCCCCGCGGATCAGGTTTCCGTCCGCCCCGAAGTCAGCGGCAAGATCGCCGTCCTCGCCGTGGACATCGGTGACAAGGTGAAGAAAGGCGACGTGCTGTTCTCGCTCGACGACTCCGATTTGCAGATCGAGCGCAGCCAGCGGCTGACGGAGATCGAGGCGGCCAAACTTCAGATCGAAGGCGCGCGCCTGACCGTCGAGAAACTGCAACTCAACTACAACCGCACGGAGCAAATCTTCCAGAACAAGGCGCCGCTGGAGCGCAGCCAGCGCCAGACGGAGATTGACGCCGCCAAGCTGCAGATCGAAAGCGCTCGGCTCACCCTCGAGAAGAGCCAGATCAACTTCGACCGCACCAAACGCCTCTACGAGGACAAACTGCTCTCCAAGGAAGTCTTCGAAAACGCCCAGGCCGAGCTCGACCAGGCCCGCAACAACCACGCGCTCGCCAGCAACAGCCACCAGAAACTCCTCACCCACGAAGTGCTCGAGAACGCCAAGGCCGAGCTCGACCTCGCCAAGAACAACCACGCCCTCGCCCGCAACAACCACGAGCGCTCCCTCAAGGCGCTGCAACTCGTCGAGGACAAGATTTCCAAGACCAAGATTCTCGCGCCGTTCGACTGCACCGTGCTCACGCGGCCTGTCTCCGTGGGGCAGGCCGTGAGCGGTTCGAGCGGCGTCAACAGCGGCACCGAGGTCCTCACCATCGCCAACCTCGCCGACATGGTCATCACCGCGCACATTAATCAGGCTGACGTGACACGCCTCAAAGTCGGGCAGAAGGTGGACGTCGAGGTCGAAGCCGTCGCGGGCCTCAAGCTCACCGGCACGGTGGATCGCATCGCCCCGCAGGCGACGATCCGCAATTCCATCAAGGGCTACACGACGCGCATCCTGTTGCGCAACGCCGACACCGCCGTGCGGCCCGGCATGACCGCAAACCTTGCCATTCCGCTCGCCAGCGCGGAAAACGTCATCGCCGTCCCTCTCGCCGCCGTCTTCAGCGAGAAGGGCGACCGGTTTGTTTACGTGAAGAAGGACGAGAAGTTCATCCGCCAGCCGATCCGCATTGGCGTGTCCGATTACGACTACTGCGAAGTCCAAACCGGCCTCGAAGGCGGCGAAACCGTGTCGCTCATCCAACCCGCCGACGATGTCGGCATCGTCTCCGCCGCGTTTCAGGGTGGCAAAGGCGCCAAGGGCGGCAAAGGCGCCAAGATGGGCGCCAAGGGCGGCTACAAAGGCGGTGGTGAAGGCACTGGCGCGACCGGCACGAGCGGCGGGGGCAAGGGCGGTGGCGAAGGCGGCACGGGTGGCGGCGCGAGTGGCGGCAAAGGCGGACGCCCCGGCGGCGGCAAAGGCGGCACCGGCGGAGGCAAGCCGGTGGAAGGCGGTTCGAAGTCCAACGGCACGGGTCCGTAGTCCGCCTCGCGCCACGAGCCATGGCCCTCATCGAAGTCCGCAACGTCAGCAAGCTCTACCACCTCGGCGGCGAGGAAATCCGGGCGCTCGACGACGTCTCGCTCGACATCGACGGCGGCGAGTTCATCTCCATCATCGGACCCTCCGGCAGCGGCAAGTCCACGCTCATGCACATCCTCGGCTGCCTCGACACGCCGACCAAGGGCACCGTGAGCCTCGACGGCGAGATGATCCACTCCCTGTCCAGCCGCCAGCTCGCCACCGTCCGCAACCGCAAGATCGGGTTCGTCTTCCAGTTCTTCAACCTCCTGCCCAAGCTCAACGTCCTCCAAAACGTCGAGCTCCCGATGATCTACGCCGATGTCTCCTCGCGCGAGCGACGCGACCGCGCCATGCGCGCGCTCGAGATGGTGGACATGCAGAACCGCGCGAAGCACCGGCCGCTCCAGCTTTCCGGCGGACAACAACAGCGCGCCGCCATCGCCCGCGCGCTCGTGAACGACCCGAAGATCGTCTTCGCCGACGAGCCCACGGGAAACCTCGACTCGCATACCGGCGAAACCATCCTCCACCTGTTCCACGAACTCAGCAAAAAGGGCCGCACCATCGCCCTCGTGACCCACGACCCCGAGATCGCCGCCGTCACGCCACGCCGCATCGAGATTCGCGACGGCAAGATCGCCCGCAATGTGGACGCCAAGCTCGGCGGGCAGGCCGACGCCCCGAAGTTCGCCCTGCCCACGAACTGACCGCCCGCCGTTCGCCCGAACCACGCCGTCACGCCTTCGACCAACATCCGCTCGATCGTCTCTCTAATCTTGGGATTGACGACCGCGACAGCCTGGTCCGCCGTCATGAACTTGCCGTTGAGGTAGAGGGATTGAATGCTCATTTGCTGCTAGTGGTTGGGGCGAGCACAGGTTGTGGCGATGAGGCAGTGTCCGCATCGAAGATGTGAATGAACCGACGCGCACTTTTGCGGATGCTTTCGTCACTAAGATTCGTCAACGAAACGACAGACGGAACAGCAGTTCGAGCGTTAGTGCCAAAGGAGCGCAAAGTGGCAAGGGCCGAAACAGCGACCATTGAATCAATATCTTTGACTGTGATTGAGACAAATTACCAAGAGAGGAATGGCATTCGATGCTGGCCCGCCGATGAACATCACACTCCGTGCAGAAAGACAACGCCACTCGGCTCTCGTAGTTCCCACTTCCCATCTGTTTCCGAAGCACTCGCGAAGCCACTCAATCGTTGGGTCGACTAGATTCGAGTCCTCGGATTTGAGTTTGTCCAAGAGCCAAGGAACGGCTTGTCCCCCATCGCTTGCAGTGCGTCGCCCGTCTCACCATGGAACTGCAAGCTTCCGAACTCGCCCGTGCGATGGACCCAGTATCGAAGCGGCTTACCCTCGTGGTGAGGCTCGAACGGCCGGAAGGCGAGATTAACGAGGCAAAGAACCACGCTGAGTCCAAGTGTAGAAAGGACGATTCGCTCGAGTCGCGGCATTTGCATCGTTCGCACTATGGGACTTTTACCACACTCTTGTTTTTGATGCTCTCCTCCGCCGCGATGCAGAGGCGCGTGGCATCCACGCAATCGGCCACGGTCGTGAGCGGGCGTCTGCCATCAAGCACGGCGTCGAGGAAGGCCGCGTGCATTTCGTCGAAGCCGAGGTGGTTGCCCCACCCTTCGCCGCGCCTGCTCTCGACGCGGTGGATGATGGGTTCCTTCTGCTTCGCGCCGAGTTTCCACTGAAGGATTTCAAGAGTGCCGTCGGTTGCGGGTTCAGCCGAGAAACACCCCTCACTCTTCCCTCTCCCCTCATCGGATGGGGGGAGAGGGTGGCCGGAGGCTGGGTGAGAGGTGGCGGCACGCTGGCGCGGGGCTCGGATGCGCGTCTGGAGCGAGCCGGCTTCGCCGACGATTCCCATTTCGAGTTCCTCGTCCGGGAAGTCTCGGCCGAAGAGGCAGATTTGCAGCGAGCCGAGCACGCCGTTGTCGTATTCGTAGCTCACGGTTGCGTGGTCGTTGACCTGGTGCGCCGGCTCGACGATGCGCATGACGGCGCTGCGCCCGAACGCCGAGACGCGCGCGGGCTTGCCACCGCACCACCAGTTCATCAGGTCGAACTGGTGGCAGTTCTTGTCCACGAGCATCCCGCCGGAGCGGCGGATGTCCTGAATCCACTGGCCGGACTTGGGCTGGAACGGCCCGCGGAACTCGCGCGTCCAGGTCATGCGCGGCCGGCCGATTTCGCCGGCGTCCACAAGCGCCTTGATGCGCTGGAAGTAGGGCGAGTAGCGCAACTCGTGGCCGATCATCACCACGCGGTCCGTGTGGCCCGCGGCGTCGAGCAACTGCGCGCACTCGTCCTGCGAAATGCCGCAGGGCTTTTCGAGAAAGAGATGTTTGCCCGCGCGAAGTGTTTCGATCGCAAGCGGGACGTGCGTGAAGTTGGGCGTGGAAATGGCGACGGCGTCCACGAGGGGCGAATGGATCAGCTCGCGTTCGTCGGAGAAGACTTTCGCATCCGGCGCAACGGCGAGGGCGCGCTTGAGGTTGGCTTCGTTGCGTCCGCAAAGGGCGGCGCAGGTCGAGCGTGCGGCGAGTTTCACGTGCCATTGCTGCACGTGGCTGATGCCCATGCTGCCGATGCCGAGGAAGCCAAGGCGGAGTTTCATTCCAACCACGAAGGCGCGACGGCACGAAGGATTGCACTGAAGGCCGTCGGTTCAGGCCCGACCATTCGCCTCGTTCCGGGCTTTGTGTCCTTGGTGTCTTTGGGGTTCATCCCTTGGCCGTCGCTTTCGCCCAGTCCTTGAGAAAGATGTCGAGGCCGATGTCGGTGAGCGGGTGGTCGTAGAGCAACTTGAGGGTGTCGAAGAACATCGTGCAGACGTCCGAGCCGGCGAGCGCGGCTTGCAGGACGTGCTCGGGATGCCGCACCGCCGCGGTGAGGATCTGCGTCTGGAAGCCGTAGTTGTCGTAGATGGTGCGAATCTGGCGGACGAGGTCCATGCCCGTGTGGCCCACGGCGTCGAGGCGGCCGACGAAGGGGCTGATGTAGGTCGCGCCGACCTTCGCGGCGAGCAACGCCTGCAACGGGGAGAAGTTCAGCGTCACGTTCGTCTTGATGCCTTCGCTGGAGAGCGCCTTCACGGCCTTCAAGCCTTCGCGGATGACGGGCACTTTCACGACGACGTTGGGGCCGAGCTTCGCGAGCGCACGGCCCTCGGACACGATGGCCGGCGCCTCGGTGGCGATGGTTTCGAGCGAGACGGGCCCGTCCACGAGGGCGAGGATTTCGCGATAGACGTCGTCCGGGTTGCGGCCGGTCTTCATGACGTGCGTGGGATTGGTGGTCACGCCGTCAATGATGCCCCAGCTCCAAGCCTCGCGGATTTGTGCGACGTCGGCGGTGTCGATGAACAGTTTCATGGGTCAATCGCCCGGGCCGCGCCGGTTCAAATCGCGTAGCCGTCCGGGTCCACCGAGGCGGATTTCATCCGGCGCACTTCGACCTCGATGGGCTGGACGTGCGTGATGACGTAGTTGCCACGGTGGGCGTCGCGGGTCATCGGCTGGACGCGCCCACGGGCGTCGGTGGCGCGGGCCATGAGCACGCAACCGCCGGGCTTCGACGGGGTGCGCCAGTGGAATTCCCACAGCCGCCACGCGTGGCGGACGGGTTCGCCGAGAAGCTGTGCCTCGCGCCACGAGCGGCCGCCGTTGGTGCTGACTTCGACGCGCGTGATGAGCGAGTTGCCCGTCCACGCCGCGCCATGAATGCGATACACCGAGTCGGCCGGGATGACTTCGTGCAGTGTCGGCCGGGCGATTTGTGCCTTCACTTCGACCTCGCCGACGGGCAGGAGCTGCGCGGGCAATCCGTCACGCTGGTCCCAATACGTGTAGTCCGAGCCTTCGAAATAGCCGCGGAAGATGCGGTCGGTGACGATGATGCGGGTGAGCCACTTGACCGACGCCATGCCATACCAGTCCGGCACGACCGCGCGCAGCGGAAACCCGTGCGCGACCGAGAGCGGTTCGCCGTTCATGTGCGTGGCGAGGAGGACGTCGGGGTCGAGCGCCTTCGCGAGCGGGAGCCCGCGCGCGTAGTGGATTTTCCCCGGCGAGACCGGCTCCTTCTTGATTTCGCCGGTGTCGGCGCCCTCGAGGACGATCTCAACGACGCCGGGTTTCATGCCTGCGCGTTCGAGCACGGCGGCGAGCGGGACGCCCGACCAATGCGCGTTGCCGACGGCACCGAGTTCCCATTGCAGACCGCTGACTTTCGGATGGAGAAAGATGCGGCTGTTGCCCGCGCATTCGAGGGTGGCGGTGACGCTGTGCCGAGGAAGTTCGTGGAGGTCCCCGGCGCACAAGTCGAGCGGTCGCTCCACGAGTCCCTCGACGCGCAGGCGCCACTTGGCGCGGTCGAGTTTCGGCACGGCGAAGTGGCTGCGGACGAAGAACTGGTCGTTGGGTATGATGACGCCCGACAGCGAAGAGAACGGAAATTCGAGGTTTTCCGGGTGCTTGTCGCGGATGACGAGTCCCGGAAACGCGGCGGGCGGCGATGCGGGCACGGGAGCGGATTGGGTCGCGTTCATGCGGTGCGGCGGCTGTGTTGGAAGTGGAAACCCGCGAGTGCGGAGGGTCAAGACAATCGTCGCGTCTCGCGCGCAACCAGCCGGGTGCTTGACGCTTGCCGGGCGCGCCGTTTGAATCCGGCGGTGTTTTTCGTCACCCACCTCGAATGCGCGAATTGCGGGCAGCGCTACGAATCCACCCGCGTCCACAATCTCTGCACCGCGTGCCAGCGGCCGTTGTGGGTGCGCTACGACCTCGACGCCGTCCACGCGAACTTCACGAAGAAATCCCTCGCCGGCCGCGCGCCGACGATGTGGCGGTATCAAGAGCTTCTTCCCGTGCGCGACCCGGCGCACATCGTCTCGCTCACCGAAACAATCACGCCGATTCTCGCGACCAAGCGGCTTGGCGAGCATTTCCGGCTGAAGCAGCTCTTCATGAAGGACGAAAGCCGGCTGCCGACCGGGAGCTTCAAGGCGCGCGGCATGGCGATGGCGATCACCAAGGCGAAGGAGTTTGGCATCAAGCGCGTCGCATGCCCCACCGCGGGCAACGCCGGCGGCGCGATGGCCGCCTACGCCGCGCGGGCGGGGATGGAGGCGTATGTGTTCATGCCCGAGGACACGCCGGGCATCAACCAGAAGGAGTGCTTTCTCGCCGGCGCGAAGACGTTTCTCGTCAACGGGCTGATCACGGACTGCGGGCGCATCGTGGGCGAGGGCAAGGCGAAGATGAAGTGGTTCGACGTGAGCACGCTCAAGGAGCCGTATCGCATCGAGGGCAAGAAGACGATGGGGCTCGAACTCGCCGAGCAGTTCGAGTGGGAGCTGCCGGACGTGATCCTCTATCCGACGGGTGGCGGCACGGGCTTGATCGGCATGTGGAAGGCGTTCGCAGAACTCGAGGCGCTCGGCTGGCTCAAGTCCTCGCGCAAGCCGCGCATGATATCCTGCCAGAGCGACGGGTGCGCGCCGATCGCGGAGACGTTCAAGCGCGGCGACCGGTTCGCGAAGAAGTTCGAGAATGCCGCGACCATCGCCAGCGGCATCCGTGTGCCGGCGGCGGTCGGGGATTTCATGATCCTCGACTCGGTGCGCGAGAGTGGCGGCGTGGCCATCGCGACGCCCGAGGGGGACATTCCGAAATGGATGCGGCTCGCGGCGTCGCTCGAGGGCATCGCGCTCTGCCCCGAGACCGCGGTCTGCCTCGGCGCGCTTGAAGTGTTGCTGCGCGAGAACAAGATCAACCGGGACGAGCGCGTGCTGGTGTTCAACACGGGCGCCTCGCAGAAATATCCCGAGGCGGTGCGCGAGCAACTCGGGCGCGTGGACATCACCAAGCCGGTCGAATGGGACCAGATTTGAACCGCGAAGACACGGAGAGCACGAAGGGGAACGAGGATGCCGCGTGTCCTTCGTGCATTCGTGGTTGACCCCAATGGACATTCTCATCACCGAAGACATCCAGGCGGCGAGCCTCGACAAGCTCGCGGAGAACTTCACCGTCGTGCGCGATGGCGCGCTCTGGAAGGACGAGCCGCGCCTCACGGAAGCAATCCGCGACGCGCGCGCGATGATCATCCGCAACCAGACGCAGGTGACGGCCGGGTTGCTCGCATCCGCGCCGAAGCTCCTGTGCATCGGCCGGCACGGCGTGGGGCTCGATAACATCGACATGAAGGCTGCGTCCGCAGCGGGCGTGGTCGTCATCGCGCCGCTCGACGCGAACGCAATGAGCGTGGCCGAGCACACGTTCGCGCTGATGCTCGCGCTCGCCCGGAAGGTCGTCGCGGCCGACCGTTCCACCCGCGCGGGCGAGTGGGCCCGCCTGCGTTACACCGGAACCGAACTCGCCGGCAAGACCGTGTGCATCTGCGGCCTTGGCCGCATCGGCCGGCGCGTGGCGGTGCGCGCGAAGGCGTTCGAAATGCGCGTGGTGGTGTTCGACCCGTTCATGAAACCGGGCTCGCCGGCGCTTGCCGAGTCGGGCGCGATGCTTGCCGCCACTCTCGACGAAGCGGTGGCGCAGGCGGACTTCGTCACGACTCACTCGCCCCTCACGGCGGAGACGCGGCAGATGTTCAATGCGCGCTCATTCGCCGCGATGAAACGCGGCGCGTTCTTCGTGAACACCTCGCGCGGCGGCGTGGTGGATGAAGCCGCACTGCTCGCCGCGCTCAAGTCCGGGCATCTCGGTGGCGCGGGGCTCGACGTGCGGGAGACGGAGCCGCCCGCGAGCCGTGGCGAGTTTGAGGTGCTGGACAATGTCGTGCTCACGCCCCACATCGCATCGTTCACCACGGAAGCGCAGGACCGCACCGCCGAAGGCGTCGCGAGCGACGTCGCCCGCGTGCTGTCCGGCCAGGCTGCGGTGAATTCCGTGAACTTCGCGGCGCCGCGACGATAACTGCGCGGCCTTGCAGTGCGGGGAAAGCAACAGGCGCGGCCTGCCTGCGCAAGCCGCGCCCTTCAATCGAGCCGTGCTCGATGTCGTTATCCGAGGAAGGCGTTCACCTGGTCCCAGTCCACGCTGTTCATGAACTCGTCAATGTAGGCGCCGCGCGCGGTGAAGAAGTCGGCGTAGTAGGCGTGCTCGTAGGTGTCCAGCGCGAGCACGGGCTTCACGCCCCAGATGGGGAAGGTGTTCTGCGCATCGCCGATGTAGTTGAAGAGCAGTCCGGTCGTCGGGTCGTAGCCGGTCCAAGCCCAGCCGCGCGCGGCGATGCCGGTGGCCTTGAGGTCCCTTTTGTAGGCGTCGAAGGAGCCGAAGGACTTGTTGATCAGGTCGCCGACCTTGCCGGTGGCGGGACCGCCCTTGCCGCCGAGCACGGAGAAGTAAATCTCGTGGTTGATGATGCCGCCGAGCGCAAAGGTCAGGTCCACCTTGAGTGAGCGCAGGGTGGAGAAAATCTGATTTGCGTGCGCAGGATTCGCAGGGTCGAGGGTCTTGGCAAGTTCCTCGAGCTCCTTGAGGATGGCGTTGGTCTTGTTGACGTAGCCCGTGTAGAGCTTGAGGTGTTCCTCGTGCGTCTTGTCCGAGATTTTTCCGGTCTTGCCCTTGACCTTGGCGAGCAAGGCTTCCTGCCTGTTGGGATATTGGTATGCCATAATGGTCGCGATTTCAGTTGGATGATCCCGGAACCAACGGCTCCGGAAAACGTAGGTGGACTATAAAAACGAAGCGCGGCGGCGCAAGCGGTTAATTGGCCGGACTGGCCGGCTCACCCCGCCGCCATCAGCGCGCCGAAGCGCAGGCCGCGGGTGCTCACCCGAAGGTCCGGGATTTCAAAGCACTCCATCACGCCTTCGTAAATGGCGGCGCCAAAGAGGATCACGTCGGCGCGCTTCGGAGGCAGCCCGGGCAGCTCTTTCCGCGCGGCGAGTGGGAGCGCCCAAAGGCGGTTCGTCCAGTCCGTCACCCGGTCGCGGGAGAGGCGAAGCGCCTCGATTCGGGCGCGGTCGAAGTCGGTCATCCGGTGCTCCATGCGTGCGAGGATGGTGGTCGCCCCACCGGTGCCGACGAGGGACAGCGTCCCGTCGCGGCGGGCGGCGGCGAGCGCGGGCTCGAGTTGAAGCCGGACTTCGCGATCGAGAAAACTCCGAACGTGACGCCGGCAGGCGGCGAGCTCGGCGGCGCAGGGCGGATCGCCGATGGGAAATTGCTCAAGCAAGCGGACCGATCCCAGCTCAAAGCTCCTCGCGAAGCGGCGGTCCTCGCCACGGCCCACGATGAACTCGGTGCTGCCGCCGCCGACGTCGAGGATGAGCAGCGGTGAATCGCGCAGAGCCGGGTCGCTGGTGACGCCGCGGAACGCGAAGTCCGCCTCCTGTTCGCCGGTGATGACTTCGAGCGGCAGATTCGAGGCGTTGCGGAGGGCGGCGGCGAGCTCGGTTGCGTTCAGCGCGTCACGCGCGGCGCTCGTGCCGAGCACGCGTGGCGGGGTCGAGCCGAGTGCCATGGCTTCCGCAGAAAATCCAGCCACGGCGCGCGCCGTGTGTGCGATGGCATCGGGCTGAAGCAGGCGCGTCTTGTAAAACCCGCGGCCGAGCCGGGTCTGTTCGCTCTTTTCGAGGACGGGCTGGACCACGGCCGTGCCGACGTCCGCGACGAGGAGCTTCACGGAGTTTGTCCCGACGTCGATGACGGCGCGGCGCCGGAACGGCGCAGAGGGACAAATCGCGGCCTCCTCCGTGCGGGGGTGGGTGGAGTCGTAGTTCATCGCCGTTTGCTCCTCAGCCCACACGCATCACTTCTCGCCCCGCGAATCCGCGCGGCTCGCGCGGCGGGCGAGCACCGCGCCGCCGGTGATGCCGGCGTCGTCGCCGAGCTTGGTGGTGATGATCTCGATGCCCTTGTCGGTGCCGGGCAGGGCGTATTCGTGCGCTGTCTCCACGATGATGGACATCATCTCGTCGGCGAGCTGGTCCATGAGGCCGCCGCCGAGCACGACGACTTCGGGGTTGAGAAGGTTGATGATGTTGGCGACGGCGATGCCCGTGTATTCCGCGGCGTCTTCGACGAGTTTCTCGACATATTTGTCGCCGCGCTTGATGGCCTTGCGAAGGTCGCCGCTGCGCAAGTCGGCGAGATCTGGTCCGAGCATGTCGGTCAGCACGGTTTTCTGCCCGTCTTTTACCGCGTCGCGGATGCTTCTGAAGAGCGCGGTGCGGCTGGCGAGCGCTTCGAAGCAGCCTTTGTTGCCGCAGCCGCATTTGGGGCCGTTGATGTTGAGCACCATGTGTCCGATCTCGCCGGCCGTGCGGTTGAAGCCGGAGAATGGCCGTCCATCGAGAATGATCCCGCCTCCGATGCCCGTGCCGAGAAAGATGCCCACCATCGAGCGCGGTCTGGATTGCAGCTCGACTTCGAAGACACCAAGCGCGCAGAGGTTGCAGTCGTTCTCCACGAACACGGGGATGTCGAGGTGTTTCTCGATTTCCTTGCGGAGCGGCACGTCCTCCCATTTGAGATTCGGCGCGAAGATCATCCGGCCCGACTCGGGGTCCACGGCGCCGGGCGCGCCGATGCCGAGGGCCCTCACACGTTCGAACGACAGGTCGCACTCATCGACAGCCTCCCGGGCGCAGCGGGCGACACGTTCGATGACCGCGTCCGGACCGCGCTCGGGCTTGGTGCTGGCCTTTGCGCGACCGAGGCAGTTCAATTGCGCATCGAACACGGCGGCGAGAATCTTGGTCCCGCCGAGGTCCACGCCCATGAACAGGTCGCGCTTGGAGTTGGTGTCGGGCACGGGGCAGCCGGTTGGACGTTCAGCTTTTGCCGGAGAGGACTTTCTCGATGCGCTCGCGAAGCTCGGCGTTGGTTTCGTCCTGGGTGCGAGTGCCGTCGAGGATGGTGAAGCCGTAGGTGCGCTGGAGTTCGCGGAACTGCCGGGCCATGCGGGACTGGTATTCGAGGAAGCTGTCGAACATGTCGCGCGAGAGGCCCAGATCCATGCCGCTCTCCCAGTAGTCGAGCGCGTGGTTCTTCGTGAACGTGCGCTGCACCAGTTCCTGCGGGGGGACGTTCAGGTAAAAGACCGCGTCGGGAACGAGCGCGATGCCGTAGAGATTGCGAAGCCATTCGCCGTCCATGCCGCGGACCAAGTCGCGCGCCATGAGCGTGTAGATGTAGCGGTCGGCGAGCACCACGAAGCCCGCCTTGAGCGCGGGGATGATGACGTTTTCGAGCTGGTCCGCGAAGTCCGTCGCGTAGAAAAGGCTGAGCGTTGAGCGGCTGAGAATGTTGCCGTTCTGGGCGAGGTCGAGTTCCTCGCTGACGAGCGTCGAGCGCTTGAGGCCGACCTGTGAAGTGGCGTGGCCGCCGGCCTCGAGCCACTGCACCAGCCGCGCGATCTGCGTCGAGCGGCCGGAGCCGTCCGCGCCCTCGATGACGATGAGCTTGCCGGTGAGCCGGTCGAGGTCCACTGACGGCAGCCCGTGGCCATAGAA from the Verrucomicrobiota bacterium genome contains:
- a CDS encoding thymidylate kinase, whose product is MPKRSAKPAKNGLPAAPQVIIPKPSRKRFYGHGLPSVDLDRLTGKLIVIEGADGSGRSTQIARLVQWLEAGGHATSQVGLKRSTLVSEELDLAQNGNILSRSTLSLFYATDFADQLENVIIPALKAGFVVLADRYIYTLMARDLVRGMDGEWLRNLYGIALVPDAVFYLNVPPQELVQRTFTKNHALDYWESGMDLGLSRDMFDSFLEYQSRMARQFRELQRTYGFTILDGTRTQDETNAELRERIEKVLSGKS
- a CDS encoding ROK family protein, with protein sequence MPDTNSKRDLFMGVDLGGTKILAAVFDAQLNCLGRAKASTKPERGPDAVIERVARCAREAVDECDLSFERVRALGIGAPGAVDPESGRMIFAPNLKWEDVPLRKEIEKHLDIPVFVENDCNLCALGVFEVELQSRPRSMVGIFLGTGIGGGIILDGRPFSGFNRTAGEIGHMVLNINGPKCGCGNKGCFEALASRTALFRSIRDAVKDGQKTVLTDMLGPDLADLRSGDLRKAIKRGDKYVEKLVEDAAEYTGIAVANIINLLNPEVVVLGGGLMDQLADEMMSIIVETAHEYALPGTDKGIEIITTKLGDDAGITGGAVLARRASRADSRGEK